Proteins encoded in a region of the Suricata suricatta isolate VVHF042 chromosome 10, meerkat_22Aug2017_6uvM2_HiC, whole genome shotgun sequence genome:
- the KERA gene encoding keratocan has protein sequence MATTICFIIWVLFITDTVWTRSVRQVYDVGDPEDWAMHDFDCPRECFCPPSFPTALYCENRGLKEIPPIPSRIWYLYLENNMIETIPEKPFENATQLRWINLNKNKITNYGIEKGALSQLKKLLFLFLEDNELEEVPSPLPRSLEQLQLARNKVSRIPQGTFSNLENLTLLDLQHNKLLDNAFQRDTFKGLKNLMQLNMAKNALRNMPPRLPANTMQLFLDNNSIEGIPENYFNVIPKVAFLRLNHNKLSDAGLPSSGFDVSSILDLQLSHNQLTKVPRISAHLQHLHLDHNKIKNVNVSVICPTILPAEQDSFGYGPHLRYLRLDGNEIKPPIPMDLMTCFKLLQAVII, from the exons ATGGCAACCACAATCTGTTTCATCATCTGGGTGTTATTCATAACAGATACTGTGTGGACTCGAAGTGTGAGACAGGTCTATGACGTGGGTGACCCCGAGGACTGGGCTATGCATGACTTTGACTGTCCCAGGGAATGTTTCTGTCCTCCTAGTTTCCCTACTGCTTTATACTGTGAAAATCGAGGTCTCAAAGAAATCCCTCCTATTCCTTCAAGGATCTGGTATCTTTATCTTGAGAACAACATGATAGAAACCATCCCTGAGAAGCCATTCGAGAATGCCACCCAGCTGAGATGGATAAAtctaaacaagaacaaaataaccAACTATGGAATTGAAAAAGGAGCCCTGAGTCAACTAAAGAAgctacttttcttatttctggaaGATAATGAGCTAGAGGAGGTACCTTCCCCATTGCCAAGAAGTTTAGAACAATTGCAATTGGCTAGAAACAAGGTGTCCAGAATCCCTCAGGGGACCTTCAGCAATCTGGAGAACCTGACTCTCCTTGACCTGCAGCACAACAAACTACTAGACAATGCCTTTCAAAGAGACACCTTTAAGGGACTCAAGAACTTAATGCAGCTAAATATGGCCAAGAATGCTCTAAGGAATATGCCACCGAGATTACCAGCCAATACAATGCAATTGTTTTTGGATAACAATTCCATTGAAGGGAtaccagaaaattattttaatgtgattCCAAAAGTGGCCTTCCTACGACTAAACCACAACAAATTATCAGACGCAGGGCTCCCTTCAAGTGGTTTTGATGTGTCCTCAATACTAGATCTTCAGCTGTCTCACAATCAACTCACCAAGGTCCCTCGAATCAGTGCTCACCTGCAGCACCTTCACCTTGaccataacaaaattaaaa ATGTGAACGTCTCTGTAATATGTCCTACCATACTGCCTGCTGAGCAAGATTCCTTTGGTTATGGACCTCACCTACGCTACCTCCGTCTGGATGGAAATGAAATCAAACCACCAATCCCAATGGATTTAATGACCTGCTTCAAGCTCCTTCAGGCTGTCATTATTTAA